One region of bacterium genomic DNA includes:
- a CDS encoding FkbM family methyltransferase, whose product MNNYKRAYFNTTIFFKTFIHRIVNHYGYEINKTTTIKRFGDEYQALISLYCKELNFELRTETNDAFIFKEVFIDNCYNLPPSIAGQTVVDLGAHIGTFSLLALRHGAEKVIAVEPDMVGFQILKQHLSKFPNIVFYNNAIWKNNTDDIMLCGPSKKLPTHYRALETTSANLPPVCQKAKPITLAEIFLEQRLEKIDILKIDIEGGEIEVFSSLPQEYFAKINNIVGEWHGQEALCVLRQYLSPFYDLEFREDNPNVDYFFAHKKQ is encoded by the coding sequence ATGAACAATTACAAACGCGCTTATTTTAATACAACTATTTTTTTTAAAACTTTTATTCATCGAATAGTTAATCACTACGGCTACGAAATTAACAAAACGACAACTATAAAAAGATTCGGTGATGAATATCAAGCGCTAATAAGCCTTTATTGTAAAGAACTGAATTTTGAACTCCGCACCGAAACCAATGATGCCTTTATTTTTAAGGAAGTCTTTATTGATAATTGCTATAATCTTCCCCCTTCCATCGCGGGTCAAACGGTGGTTGATCTGGGTGCTCATATTGGCACCTTCTCACTGCTTGCCCTGCGTCACGGTGCAGAAAAAGTAATCGCTGTAGAACCGGATATGGTAGGTTTTCAAATACTAAAACAACACCTTTCCAAATTTCCCAACATAGTTTTCTACAATAACGCAATCTGGAAAAACAATACTGACGATATAATGCTCTGTGGCCCGAGCAAGAAACTACCCACACATTATCGGGCGCTTGAAACCACTTCTGCGAACTTGCCTCCTGTTTGCCAAAAAGCAAAACCGATAACACTGGCAGAAATATTCTTAGAACAAAGGCTTGAAAAAATAGATATTCTAAAAATAGATATTGAAGGAGGAGAAATAGAAGTATTTTCTTCGCTACCCCAAGAATACTTTGCAAAAATCAATAACATCGTTGGCGAATGGCACGGACAAGAAGCATTGTGTGTTCTCCGGCAATATCTATCACCTTTCTATGATTTAGAATTCCGTGAAGATAACCCCAATGTCGACTACTTTTTCGCGCATAAAAAACAATAA